A genomic region of Roseateles amylovorans contains the following coding sequences:
- the tssG gene encoding type VI secretion system baseplate subunit TssG, translated as MDRSATGPAPTGETSAPLQQMQQGAAERVNPPRLQKPQPQPQPQSDLNPNPNPLQRPRAQDTPDALHAPRVWQGAPQTDIAGPAVTSGACASEARRLWAVARRSPSSFGLFPLLRRIEATHPHLPRLGAALTPGLEPLRIGQVPDLTFAATSVSAVDDGLQAGASIDATDSPGATDPTEPTDPPEAAADVPASGAPMAPIQGRAEGDPDTSVAPTVPRIDQRVFGLLGPGGPLPLHWTEWVRDRERHGEPAPRRFMDLWTHRFALLFYRAWAQPNGRAALGEWDALIGLGLDGLGQRDALEDDHRRRWLGRLARPVRDADGLARWCAQVVNGPVSVQQWRGWWMPLEASSLTRLNGGQRLGRGAVLGRSVWDVQHGVRLHIGPVPLSVYGALLPGATGHARLQALVRHWAGLTFDADLVLLLRHADVPPLRLGGEARMGRTAWLRHSRPAQSPVRVGVRLDPSCAGHPTRAGPPTDPSEWTRPGQPPQAEGRAGERGVALPADPRPGGHPARASHGLSETPP; from the coding sequence ATGGACAGATCCGCCACCGGCCCTGCCCCGACCGGTGAGACCTCCGCGCCCCTGCAGCAGATGCAGCAGGGTGCGGCGGAACGGGTGAATCCACCGCGTCTGCAAAAGCCGCAGCCGCAGCCGCAGCCGCAGTCGGACCTGAATCCGAACCCGAACCCTCTGCAGCGGCCGAGGGCGCAAGACACGCCGGATGCGCTGCACGCGCCACGCGTTTGGCAGGGCGCGCCGCAGACCGACATTGCCGGCCCCGCGGTGACCTCCGGCGCCTGCGCGAGCGAGGCACGGCGTCTGTGGGCGGTGGCCCGTCGCTCGCCGTCCTCATTTGGACTTTTTCCTTTGTTGCGCCGGATCGAGGCCACGCATCCGCACCTGCCCCGATTGGGTGCGGCGCTGACGCCGGGCCTTGAGCCCCTGCGGATCGGCCAGGTGCCGGACCTGACCTTTGCAGCTACATCGGTCAGTGCCGTCGATGATGGGCTCCAGGCGGGTGCTTCGATCGATGCCACGGATTCACCCGGTGCCACTGACCCCACTGAACCCACTGACCCCCCCGAAGCCGCCGCTGACGTCCCCGCATCCGGCGCGCCCATGGCCCCGATCCAGGGCCGTGCAGAGGGCGATCCCGACACTTCGGTCGCGCCGACCGTGCCGCGCATCGACCAACGGGTTTTCGGTCTGCTGGGGCCGGGTGGGCCCTTGCCGTTGCATTGGACCGAGTGGGTGCGCGACCGAGAGCGCCACGGCGAGCCTGCCCCGCGGCGCTTCATGGACCTGTGGACCCATCGCTTCGCCTTGCTGTTCTACCGTGCCTGGGCGCAGCCGAACGGACGCGCCGCCTTGGGCGAGTGGGATGCACTGATCGGCCTGGGCTTGGACGGGCTGGGCCAGCGCGATGCCTTGGAGGACGACCATCGTCGTCGTTGGTTGGGGCGATTGGCGCGACCGGTGCGCGATGCCGACGGGCTCGCGCGCTGGTGTGCACAGGTGGTCAACGGTCCGGTGTCGGTTCAGCAATGGCGAGGCTGGTGGATGCCGCTGGAGGCGTCGTCGCTCACACGTCTGAACGGAGGCCAGCGGCTGGGGCGGGGGGCCGTGCTGGGCCGATCCGTGTGGGATGTTCAGCATGGGGTGCGACTGCACATCGGCCCGGTGCCGCTGTCGGTCTATGGCGCGCTGCTTCCCGGCGCGACAGGCCATGCGCGACTTCAGGCCTTGGTGCGGCACTGGGCCGGCCTGACCTTCGACGCGGATCTGGTGTTGCTGCTCCGGCACGCGGACGTTCCGCCACTGAGGCTCGGAGGAGAGGCCCGGATGGGGCGGACCGCCTGGCTGCGACACAGCCGGCCTGCCCAGTCGCCCGTCCGGGTGGGCGTGCGGCTCGATCCTTCGTGTGCGGGACATCCCACCCGCGCTGGGCCACCCACGGACCCCTCCGAGTGGACCCGTCCCGGCCAACCGCCCCAAGCAGAAGGCCGCGCCGGCGAGCGGGGTGTGGCCCTGCCGGCGGATCCCCGCCCCGGTGGCCATCCCGCTCGGGCATCGCATGGCTTGTCGGAGACGCCTCCATGA
- a CDS encoding type VI secretion system Vgr family protein: MSDAVFRSPDAVSQLFVDRLLAFEALGQLPEYQLTLAHPAALPPLAIAEWIGRPAGVSFPVPGRDGARRHLHGLVTHAELGSPPAGWTSAEDATRKGALPAARYRVTLRPWLWQLGLGACFRVFQDCSVRDILERIFSRYGGLPRWEWRGARLPVTRPMTVQYGESDLDFVHRLMTQDGLYYWFDHGPESHTLVLCDGTEPAQAIPGGALRWAAATDPDEAAAVDDRLLTQWSRAYAWQPSEVRVQDFAAEQPARLLESSATARDSTTGSTSNWHLFPGGQDDLSMDTAWQARQAEGDRLAHLALARHQAERDLATGLSPCRSLSIGRTFDLQGHRSDAQRYRITATVLEWLRAAGEGEGSLVFGGSAAHAEVGTRFRCRFNAIPARIAFQPTYRRSAPRAAGPQTATVVGPTPDAVHTDEFGRVRVRFHWQRGGGASDRAGDTIGEGGAGESAQTAWVRVAQPGAGDQLGMVLLPRVGDEVVIDFLDGQPDRPLVTGRLFNGARRSPYPLPAHSAVSGWRSRSLGGSPSEFNELRFDDRLGQEYVWLQAQRDLHLKVGGDQQASVSGASVRRVEGDDRHRIGGSAQVDIAQAAHVRVGHDTHASLGGDLRLSVAGGAGLLVGEQLQCLIDGPGRLRLAEGLDVSSGGTVRVGADLSIEMKAPLSLVLESEVCISLKVGASFLTIGPEGVSLSGPLVNINSGGSASTAGEAAVAHPAAPEPPQPLDPDADPLHPQEAP, translated from the coding sequence ATGAGCGACGCCGTGTTCCGCTCGCCCGATGCCGTGTCGCAGCTGTTCGTGGATCGGCTCCTTGCCTTCGAGGCGCTGGGCCAGTTGCCGGAGTATCAGTTGACGCTGGCGCATCCGGCCGCCCTGCCGCCCCTGGCGATTGCGGAGTGGATCGGTCGTCCGGCGGGCGTGTCCTTTCCGGTGCCCGGCCGGGATGGCGCCAGGCGCCATCTGCATGGGCTGGTCACCCATGCCGAGTTGGGTTCGCCCCCCGCCGGTTGGACCTCCGCCGAGGACGCGACCCGGAAAGGCGCCTTGCCCGCAGCGCGCTACCGGGTCACTTTGCGACCCTGGCTCTGGCAACTGGGTCTGGGCGCCTGCTTTCGCGTCTTCCAGGACTGCTCGGTCCGAGACATCCTCGAACGGATCTTCTCGCGCTATGGCGGCCTGCCGCGCTGGGAGTGGCGAGGTGCCCGCCTCCCGGTGACCCGGCCGATGACGGTTCAGTATGGCGAGTCCGACCTCGACTTCGTCCACCGGCTGATGACGCAGGACGGGCTGTACTACTGGTTCGATCACGGGCCGGAGTCGCACACGCTGGTGCTTTGTGATGGCACCGAGCCGGCGCAAGCCATCCCCGGGGGGGCGCTCCGCTGGGCCGCTGCGACCGACCCCGACGAGGCGGCGGCGGTCGACGATCGACTCCTCACGCAATGGTCACGGGCGTATGCCTGGCAGCCCAGCGAGGTCAGGGTGCAGGACTTTGCCGCAGAGCAACCGGCTCGGTTGCTCGAGTCGTCGGCCACCGCCAGGGACAGCACCACCGGGTCGACCTCGAACTGGCACCTCTTCCCGGGTGGCCAGGATGATCTGTCGATGGATACCGCCTGGCAGGCGCGACAAGCCGAGGGCGACCGCCTCGCCCACCTGGCGTTGGCGCGCCACCAGGCGGAACGGGATCTCGCGACCGGACTGTCTCCCTGCCGCAGCCTCAGCATCGGGCGAACCTTCGACCTGCAGGGCCATCGCAGCGATGCCCAGCGCTATCGCATCACCGCCACCGTCCTCGAATGGCTGCGGGCGGCCGGGGAGGGTGAGGGCTCGCTGGTCTTCGGCGGCAGCGCGGCACACGCGGAGGTCGGCACCCGCTTTCGCTGCCGCTTCAATGCCATCCCTGCCCGAATCGCCTTTCAGCCGACGTACCGGCGGTCCGCGCCCAGGGCCGCCGGACCTCAGACGGCCACCGTCGTCGGTCCGACCCCCGATGCGGTGCACACCGATGAATTCGGCCGCGTTCGCGTGCGCTTTCACTGGCAGCGCGGCGGCGGCGCGTCCGACCGGGCCGGCGACACGATCGGCGAGGGCGGGGCGGGCGAGTCGGCGCAGACGGCCTGGGTGCGGGTCGCGCAACCCGGGGCAGGTGACCAGCTTGGGATGGTGCTGCTGCCGCGGGTCGGTGACGAGGTCGTCATCGACTTCCTGGACGGTCAGCCCGACCGACCCCTCGTGACCGGCCGCTTGTTCAATGGTGCGCGTCGTTCACCGTATCCATTGCCGGCACACAGCGCGGTCAGCGGCTGGCGCAGCCGCAGCCTTGGCGGCAGTCCGTCCGAGTTCAACGAACTGCGCTTCGACGACCGCCTCGGGCAGGAGTACGTCTGGCTGCAAGCCCAGCGCGACCTGCATCTGAAGGTGGGCGGCGACCAGCAGGCCAGCGTGTCCGGGGCATCCGTGCGGCGGGTCGAGGGGGATGATCGACACCGCATCGGCGGCAGCGCGCAGGTGGACATCGCCCAGGCGGCCCATGTGCGCGTGGGTCACGACACCCACGCCAGCCTGGGCGGTGACCTGAGGCTGTCGGTGGCGGGCGGGGCGGGCCTGTTGGTGGGGGAGCAGCTGCAGTGCCTCATCGACGGTCCCGGCCGACTCCGGCTGGCCGAGGGTCTCGATGTCTCAAGCGGAGGCACGGTGCGCGTGGGCGCGGACCTGTCCATTGAAATGAAGGCGCCGTTGTCCCTGGTGTTGGAGTCGGAGGTCTGCATCAGCCTGAAGGTGGGTGCCAGTTTTCTGACGATCGGGCCGGAAGGCGTGTCCCTGAGCGGCCCGCTGGTGAACATCAATTCCGGTGGCTCGGCATCGACTGCCGGCGAGGCCGCAGTGGCTCACCCGGCCGCGCCGGAGCCGCCGCAGCCGTTGGATCCGGATGCGGATCCGCTGCATCCGCAGGAGGCCCCGTGA
- a CDS encoding DUF4123 domain-containing protein, with amino-acid sequence MTRHVDPQAFAKTEVARLSIPTSDDGSASVSASVSASVTVYACLTEAAHRSPALLADWQALGRRARPLSAALWPTDSVAGVPRLTHLPVGHAWTLALDEVAGREVPDWGVRIHATLDLMALRRHARRHAQPDGPDGRRTELPWMDPVVFRRLMAAPDRERSLGWWGSWWTGVIAVEWPMRQGREWIWQRVQAPREPTGSYPAAEDMDMDMDMAEAEAEALDVDVDWKGDERGGDRGAVHPASRETSRTARSIPRLSVAQQQALAFSPPNGGRAQEGARGFDADGGAAMGAESRIASSADAEPCRMSALTLTWRPSLAAFPVGSSVEAQRPPTPERSAPLLLYVHRDGQWQRQALKVGAVDHLVLDLDEASRLQQLHVLTVGLDAGPSSGTGTGTGVGAGTNTGADANAGTRPDLDAGSPATLEWQATLHGRCRHGHPALRLRTSHGAWHLPQLGGLTWVARLSPPAAPDRRRMAARPMPAWSLLSWTSCAGRKPAGAVPATSRSEAQAAPIRIAAHAANQCLLTWARSPGPRGKWPAPTLRPTATRIWQECDGQPAPAQDHEGAWAALDRQWSRALDQLTDRWARALGLVAVTLEGPSELIVGHGGMAWGHAPRDPAAGLDPTSASQGATQPPRWRVAAAWQLSPGPLALRFSGRWRPDPGGPSAWLTLCCEMAPDDGCMSWEVDDLTPTTLLPQRRWQAPWRLSIRCDAHPQGDWVALDGGNDVQALRRAPRPESDDWGTHAVDASSPASAAPHAPHASEASGAFGPGHPSDGDEAIAQAEAPEAPEAPAARPCLTVDLGLVRVAGGLGLRVQARVDPLQLRVQVGSRWTGVAAHRLTLPEAVLVDWTWS; translated from the coding sequence GTGACCCGCCACGTCGATCCTCAGGCCTTCGCAAAGACGGAGGTCGCGCGCCTGTCGATCCCGACGAGCGACGACGGGTCGGCCTCTGTCTCGGCCTCTGTCTCGGCCTCGGTCACGGTCTATGCCTGCCTGACGGAGGCCGCGCATCGGTCGCCCGCGCTCCTGGCCGACTGGCAAGCGCTCGGGCGCCGGGCGCGTCCCCTGAGCGCCGCGCTGTGGCCCACCGATTCGGTGGCAGGGGTGCCCCGCCTGACCCACCTGCCGGTCGGCCACGCGTGGACCCTTGCCCTTGACGAGGTGGCCGGCCGTGAGGTGCCCGACTGGGGCGTCCGGATCCATGCGACGTTGGACCTCATGGCCTTGCGTCGACATGCACGCCGTCACGCCCAGCCGGACGGCCCGGACGGCCGGCGCACCGAACTTCCCTGGATGGACCCCGTGGTGTTCCGCCGGCTGATGGCGGCCCCGGACCGCGAGCGTTCGCTGGGCTGGTGGGGCAGTTGGTGGACCGGTGTCATCGCCGTGGAATGGCCCATGCGTCAAGGCCGCGAGTGGATCTGGCAACGGGTCCAGGCGCCGCGCGAACCGACCGGCTCGTACCCTGCGGCGGAAGACATGGACATGGACATGGACATGGCTGAGGCTGAGGCGGAGGCCTTGGACGTGGACGTGGACTGGAAGGGCGACGAGAGGGGGGGCGATCGTGGCGCGGTCCATCCGGCTTCCAGGGAGACGTCGCGGACCGCGCGTTCGATACCTCGTCTCTCGGTGGCCCAGCAGCAAGCGCTGGCGTTCAGCCCGCCGAACGGAGGCCGCGCCCAGGAAGGCGCTCGCGGGTTCGACGCCGATGGCGGCGCGGCGATGGGTGCCGAGTCAAGGATCGCTTCGTCGGCTGACGCTGAGCCGTGCCGCATGAGCGCCTTGACGCTCACCTGGCGGCCGTCCCTGGCGGCGTTTCCGGTCGGATCTTCGGTCGAAGCGCAGAGGCCCCCGACGCCGGAGCGCTCAGCACCTCTTTTGCTGTATGTCCATCGCGATGGGCAATGGCAACGTCAGGCGCTGAAGGTTGGCGCTGTCGATCACCTGGTGCTGGACCTCGACGAGGCGTCGCGACTGCAGCAACTGCATGTCCTCACAGTGGGCCTGGATGCTGGTCCCAGCTCCGGCACTGGCACTGGCACTGGCGTTGGCGCTGGCACTAACACTGGCGCTGATGCTAATGCTGGTACGCGGCCCGATCTTGATGCCGGTTCTCCTGCCACGCTGGAGTGGCAAGCGACCCTCCATGGACGTTGCCGCCATGGTCACCCGGCGCTGCGCCTGCGCACGAGTCACGGCGCCTGGCACCTGCCCCAGCTTGGCGGCTTGACCTGGGTAGCGCGTCTGTCGCCTCCCGCCGCCCCGGACCGACGTCGCATGGCCGCGCGGCCCATGCCCGCGTGGAGCCTGCTCAGCTGGACGAGCTGCGCCGGCCGCAAGCCCGCCGGCGCCGTTCCCGCGACATCTCGTTCCGAGGCACAGGCGGCACCGATACGGATCGCCGCCCATGCCGCCAACCAATGCCTGTTGACGTGGGCGCGGTCCCCAGGTCCACGTGGCAAATGGCCAGCACCCACTCTCAGGCCCACGGCCACTCGCATCTGGCAGGAGTGCGATGGTCAGCCGGCGCCTGCCCAGGACCATGAAGGCGCCTGGGCGGCGCTGGATCGCCAATGGAGCCGGGCGCTCGACCAACTGACGGATCGGTGGGCGCGGGCGCTGGGTCTTGTCGCGGTCACCCTGGAGGGGCCCAGCGAACTGATCGTCGGCCACGGCGGCATGGCCTGGGGCCACGCGCCACGAGATCCAGCGGCCGGCCTCGACCCCACGTCGGCGTCGCAGGGGGCCACCCAGCCGCCTCGCTGGCGGGTCGCGGCGGCGTGGCAGCTGTCCCCGGGGCCGCTGGCGTTGCGCTTCAGCGGACGTTGGCGGCCGGATCCTGGTGGGCCGTCTGCGTGGTTGACCCTCTGCTGCGAGATGGCACCGGACGACGGCTGCATGAGCTGGGAGGTCGACGATCTGACCCCCACCACGCTGCTGCCGCAGCGGCGCTGGCAGGCACCTTGGCGCCTGTCGATTCGCTGTGACGCTCATCCGCAAGGCGATTGGGTGGCGCTGGACGGCGGCAACGATGTCCAGGCGCTGCGCCGTGCGCCGCGGCCGGAATCGGATGACTGGGGCACCCACGCGGTCGACGCCAGCTCGCCGGCGAGCGCCGCGCCCCATGCGCCCCATGCATCCGAAGCATCGGGCGCATTCGGCCCAGGTCATCCATCCGATGGGGATGAAGCCATCGCGCAGGCTGAGGCACCTGAGGCACCTGAGGCGCCTGCCGCGCGACCCTGCCTCACGGTGGACCTCGGACTCGTGCGTGTGGCCGGGGGGCTGGGGCTTCGCGTGCAGGCACGGGTCGATCCGCTGCAACTGCGCGTGCAGGTCGGCAGTCGTTGGACCGGCGTGGCCGCGCATCGACTCACCCTGCCCGAGGCCGTGCTGGTGGACTGGACCTGGTCATGA
- a CDS encoding DUF4280 domain-containing protein, with the protein MALHVCTGALLQCSFGLLPAVFTATPRPVLTAARPAGTVLDHLPLVHIPSFGLCRCAGNPSVAAATAAALGVLTPMPCLPATPLPWLPGAVTVLLEGQPALDDVCTLACVWGGEIRVLQAGQFTHQIP; encoded by the coding sequence ATGGCCCTGCACGTCTGCACCGGTGCGCTGCTGCAGTGCAGCTTCGGCCTGCTGCCGGCCGTGTTCACCGCCACGCCGCGCCCGGTGCTGACCGCCGCGCGGCCTGCCGGCACCGTGCTCGACCATCTGCCGCTGGTTCACATCCCGTCGTTCGGCCTGTGCCGTTGTGCTGGCAATCCCTCGGTGGCCGCCGCCACGGCCGCGGCGCTGGGGGTGCTCACGCCGATGCCCTGCCTGCCCGCCACCCCGTTGCCCTGGCTGCCGGGCGCGGTGACGGTGCTGCTGGAGGGCCAGCCGGCGCTGGACGACGTCTGCACCCTGGCCTGCGTCTGGGGCGGCGAGATCCGTGTGCTTCAGGCCGGTCAGTTCACTCACCAGATTCCTTGA
- the tssK gene encoding type VI secretion system baseplate subunit TssK, which yields MTSFHSVLWSEGQLLQPQHFQQEARHQAHQWRMRLDGLALPTWGWRRRALDPAALLNGQIAVRIAQAVMPDGLWVDVPGEDPVPAPLEVPPDTRDETVWMVLSPCQAGVPETDLETQPRGSQPRFLAWEAELHDANASPPRRATVQLKRPHLRLQLARDVVNGELGLPVCRIRERRGDRRLVLDDDFIAPTLDVLTDGPLSAHLRELQGLLRQRGEVLAQRLTRLGRGGVDEIVDLLLLAAINRAEPLAAQWSEAPTLHPREFYLDALRLAGDLATFRETRRPLPLPAYHHDDPRRSFDPLMDELRTSLSIALEQTAFSIPLVAQSHGILVAALDDPSLLTQARFVLAAWSELPPERLRRWFPDQVKVAPRVALPDLMRLQLPGLPLTPVPVVPRQIPYREGADYFEISVRDQPLSARWDEAAQLAIHVAGSFPALDLTLWVLKP from the coding sequence ATGACGTCATTTCACAGCGTGCTTTGGTCGGAGGGGCAGTTGTTGCAGCCCCAACATTTCCAGCAGGAGGCCCGTCATCAGGCCCACCAGTGGCGGATGCGGCTGGACGGACTGGCCTTGCCCACCTGGGGTTGGCGCCGGCGCGCGTTGGATCCTGCGGCGCTGTTGAATGGCCAGATCGCCGTGCGCATTGCCCAGGCGGTGATGCCCGACGGCTTGTGGGTGGATGTTCCCGGTGAGGACCCTGTGCCCGCGCCGTTGGAGGTGCCGCCTGATACCCGGGACGAGACGGTGTGGATGGTGCTGTCCCCGTGTCAGGCCGGTGTGCCGGAGACTGACCTCGAAACCCAGCCCCGCGGATCGCAGCCCCGCTTTCTGGCCTGGGAGGCCGAGCTCCATGACGCCAACGCCAGCCCGCCGCGCCGCGCCACGGTCCAGCTCAAGCGACCGCATCTGCGACTGCAGCTGGCCCGTGATGTGGTGAACGGCGAGCTGGGCTTGCCGGTGTGCCGGATCCGGGAGCGACGCGGCGACCGGCGACTGGTCCTGGACGACGATTTCATCGCGCCCACCCTCGATGTGCTCACCGACGGCCCGTTGAGTGCCCACCTGCGCGAACTGCAGGGACTGCTGCGCCAGCGCGGTGAGGTGCTGGCCCAGCGACTCACCCGGCTCGGCCGCGGCGGTGTGGACGAGATCGTCGATCTGCTGCTGCTGGCCGCCATCAATCGGGCCGAGCCCCTGGCGGCGCAATGGAGCGAGGCGCCGACCTTGCATCCCCGGGAGTTCTATCTCGATGCGTTGCGGCTCGCCGGCGACCTGGCGACCTTTCGTGAAACGCGCCGGCCGCTGCCGCTGCCTGCCTACCATCACGACGATCCTCGCCGCAGTTTCGATCCGCTGATGGACGAGTTGAGGACCTCGCTGTCCATCGCCCTGGAGCAGACGGCCTTCTCGATTCCGCTGGTGGCGCAGTCGCACGGCATCCTGGTGGCCGCGCTGGACGATCCGTCCCTGCTGACGCAGGCGCGCTTTGTGCTCGCCGCCTGGTCCGAATTGCCGCCGGAGCGGCTGCGGCGCTGGTTTCCCGATCAGGTCAAGGTGGCGCCACGGGTGGCGCTCCCGGATCTCATGCGGCTGCAGCTGCCCGGCCTGCCGCTGACCCCGGTGCCGGTGGTGCCGCGTCAGATCCCCTACCGCGAAGGCGCCGACTACTTCGAGATCAGCGTCCGCGATCAGCCGCTTTCCGCGCGATGGGATGAGGCCGCGCAACTGGCCATTCACGTGGCGGGGTCCTTCCCCGCACTCGACCTGACCTTGTGGGTTCTGAAACCGTGA
- the tssL gene encoding type VI secretion system protein TssL, long form yields the protein MSAIMGERRDPFASLDLLASEAASAADPPSLLAGLGPDPDRAAPSFERNALSGAWPARDAHRLLGLEVAAGAEGNPLIAAARPLLAAAVALRDGELPAPPEATALRQALIDAIARFEPLARAGGAGAEETAAARYVLCTFVDECVAGTPWGQASEWPSRSLLVHFHHETAGGERVFILLDRLAREVDQHRRLLELMALVLALGLRGRYQLLDGGTWQLRHLRQRLQALLRQDSPAGVQDLSLQWQGSPAVPVRLSDGVPLWVVGALLAVLMTALFLGLRLSLGRTSAPAFDALAMVGLGGHPPRLALERTMTPSASPRLVPAFAADIAANVLQVMDLADRSVIRIAGDGLFETGSAVVSAADEPLLLRIAKVLNERPGSVLITGHTDAQPISNARFPSNWALSQARAEVVKAALASVMAADRLHSEGRAGMEPLASDDSAEGRARNRRVEITWFPSPDALRHLNESIHDDHP from the coding sequence ATGAGCGCAATCATGGGTGAGCGCCGAGACCCCTTTGCGTCGCTGGATCTGTTGGCATCCGAGGCGGCGTCCGCCGCGGATCCGCCCAGCCTGCTGGCGGGCCTCGGCCCGGACCCTGACCGCGCTGCGCCATCCTTCGAGCGCAACGCGCTGTCAGGTGCGTGGCCGGCTCGGGACGCGCATCGGCTGCTTGGGCTGGAAGTGGCGGCAGGAGCGGAGGGCAATCCGCTGATCGCCGCTGCGCGGCCTTTGCTGGCCGCCGCCGTCGCGCTGCGCGACGGCGAGTTGCCGGCACCGCCCGAGGCCACCGCGCTGCGGCAGGCGCTCATCGACGCGATCGCGCGCTTCGAGCCCTTGGCCCGGGCCGGCGGCGCCGGCGCGGAGGAGACGGCCGCCGCCCGTTATGTGCTGTGCACCTTCGTCGATGAATGCGTCGCCGGCACGCCCTGGGGCCAGGCGTCGGAATGGCCTTCACGCAGCCTGCTGGTCCACTTCCACCACGAGACCGCCGGTGGGGAGCGCGTGTTCATCCTGTTGGACCGGCTGGCGCGAGAGGTCGATCAGCACCGACGCCTGCTGGAACTGATGGCCCTGGTGCTGGCGCTGGGCCTGCGTGGTCGCTACCAGCTGCTGGACGGCGGCACCTGGCAACTGCGCCACCTGCGGCAGCGACTGCAGGCCTTGCTTCGGCAGGACAGCCCGGCTGGCGTGCAGGACCTGTCGCTGCAATGGCAGGGCAGCCCGGCGGTGCCGGTGCGCTTGAGCGACGGTGTGCCGTTGTGGGTGGTCGGCGCGCTCCTGGCGGTGCTCATGACCGCCTTGTTTCTGGGGCTTCGGCTTTCCCTCGGGCGCACCTCGGCCCCCGCGTTCGACGCACTGGCGATGGTGGGTCTGGGCGGTCATCCGCCGCGGTTGGCGCTTGAGCGGACCATGACGCCGTCGGCCTCCCCCCGACTGGTGCCGGCCTTCGCGGCGGACATCGCCGCCAATGTGCTGCAAGTGATGGACCTGGCGGATCGCTCAGTCATCCGCATCGCCGGCGATGGTCTCTTCGAGACCGGCAGCGCCGTCGTATCGGCCGCGGATGAGCCGCTGCTGCTTCGGATTGCCAAGGTCCTGAACGAGCGTCCCGGCAGCGTGCTGATCACCGGGCACACCGACGCGCAACCGATCAGCAATGCCCGCTTTCCGAGCAACTGGGCGCTGTCTCAGGCGCGGGCGGAGGTGGTGAAAGCGGCGCTAGCCAGTGTGATGGCCGCCGACCGTCTGCATTCGGAAGGACGCGCCGGCATGGAGCCGCTCGCCAGCGACGACAGCGCGGAAGGACGCGCCCGAAACCGACGCGTGGAGATCACCTGGTTCCCGTCGCCCGATGCGCTGCGCCACCTCAATGAATCGATTCATGATGACCATCCGTAG